The genomic segment TGTGCCGCCAGCTGGCCGATGGTGTGCAGGAGCTGCACCAAGCCATCGGGGCCCGAGCCATCGATCGAGAGCACCAGGCCGTCGCGTTGGTCGAGGATTTGCCTGGCGAGAGCCGAGAGCGTCGTCCCCGGCCCGACCTCCAAGAAGAGCCGCGCACCGGCGTCGTACATCGCCGTAATTTCATCGACGAAGCGGACGGGCCGTATCAGATGCTCAGCGAGCAGCTGCGCGACCTCTCCCGGATCATCGGGATAGGGCGCTCCCAGAGAATTCGAATAGACCGGTATCCGCGGCCGCTGCCATGCCGTGGCGGACAAGGCGGCCGCCAATCGCACCTGGCTCGCCTGCATGAGCGGCGAGTGAAACGCACAGGCCACCGGGATTGGTTGGCTCTTGAGCCCGGCACCTGCAAGCCGACGGGTGGCTTCTTCAAGAGCAGCCGTACCGCCCGCAATCACGGTCTGGCGCGGTGAGTTGAGATTGGCCAGCCAGACTTCGGCAGGCGCGTCGCCTTGGGCCGCGAGTGCCTGGACGACTTCATCCGCCGCCGCGTAGACGGCGGCCATCGTCCCGGCGTCGCCGCCGAGCGATTCCTTGATCACGCGCCCGCGAATCTCGGAGATCTCGAACAGCGCCGATTCGTCGAGCACACCGGCAGCCCACAATGCGACATACTCGCCGTAGCTGTGACCGGCGGTCATGTCTGGGCGGATGCCGAGCCGTGCCAACAGCTCCGCGGCCCCGACCTCTATGGCGGCCAGCGCCGGCTGCGCCACGTGCGTATCCGTGATCGCCGCGCGCTGCCGTTGGCGAGCCTCATCGTCGAATGCGGGCGCGGGGTAGATATACGCGCTCAACGGATGCGGCAATCGACCGGACAGCAGCCGGTCGGCCCGCTCGACGCTCTCGCGCAGATCCCCGAACCGCACGGCGAGGTCTCGCAGCATGTTGGGGCGCTGGGAGCCTTGGCCAGAGAAGAGGAACGCGATCTTGGCGGACGCGTCCGGACCAACTGATAGATAAACGCCGCGGCGGTTCGCCAGGGGGACCGGACGCTCGACACTTTGGGATCCCGTGAGGAGCCCTCGCGCCTGCGCCAACTTGGCGCGCAGATCCTCCAAGCTGCCGGCGACAATGGCCAGTCGCACTGCCGCCTTCGCGGCTTCGCCGCTTCCGCCTTCGCGCTCCGCGCTTCGGCGGACAGGTCGGTGGGCAAGGCCGCTATGGCCTGAAGAGCCGCAGCATACGGCTGCAGCAAGACCACTGAGGGATTGGCGAGCGCCACGCTCGAGGGATTGGCGAGCGCCACGCTCGAGGGATTGGCGAGCGCCACGCTCGAGCGATTGCTCGAGCGTGGCGAGTGTTGTCTCGAGCGCGGTGGCAGAGTCGGCGCGCCAGAAGAACACCTCCGCGGGCCAGATCGGATCGGCGACGTGCGCGGCGCGATCTCGAAAGTCGCCGCCGTATTCCTCCAGCACGGCGTGGGAGTTCGTGCCGCCGAATCCAAACGCGCTGACTCCGGCGCGGCGGGGCACCCCGTCTGGGCGGGAGATCCATGGTGTGGCGTCGGTGTTGAGGAAGAACGGGCTCTCCGGCTCTTGGAGCTTTGGATTCGGCCGCTCGACGTGGAGCGTTGGTGGGAGCACTTTGTGGTAGAGGGCCAACGCCACTTTGATGAGACCAGCGACGCCGGCCGTGCTCTTCGTGTGCCCGATCATCGACTTGACCGAGCCGAGCGCACAGGTGCCGGTCGATGCGCCGGCCTTTCGAAAGACCTCTGTCAGCGACGCGACCTCCGCAGCATCGCCCACGACGGTTCCCGTGCCATGAGCCTCGATGAGGCCAACGCTGCTCGGCGAGAACCCGGCCTCGGCGTAGGCGCGCTCGAGCACGCGCATCTGCCCTTGCGGCCGAGGGCTCGTCAAGCTCTTGTCCCGCCCGTCGCTCGAGGCCGCAACACCTTTGATCACGGCGTAGATGCGATCGCCGTCCCGCTCGGCGTCGGCCAGTCGCTTGAGCACGACAACCGCGAGCCCCTCGCTGATTGCGATGCCGTCGGCCGTGGCGTCGAAGGCGCGGCAGCGACCGCGCGGTGACAGCGCTTGCGTCTTGCTGAAACAGAGATACCCAAATGGGCTCTGGACGGTATCCACCCCTCCGGCGATCACCAGATCGCTGGATCCAGAGGACAACTCACGCGCGGCGAGGTAGACAGCCGCAAGTGACGAAGCACATGCCGCATCGACCGTGAAGTTCGCACCGCCGAGGTCGAAGCGGTTGGCGACGCGGCCGGCAATGACGTTCAGTAGGATGCCGGGGAAGGAGTCCTCGGTCCACTGCGGCAGCCGTTCGAGGACGTCGGACGAAGAGCCGTCCACGTCCATCATCGGCAGGGTCGCTCTGAAGCCGTACTGAAGGCCGAGATCGCCAAGCCCGCCGCCAGCACCGAGGATGACCGACGCCCGCTCGCGGGCGAACTCGCGATCGAGATAGCCCGCATCCTGCAACGCCTGATGGACGACCTCGAGCGTCAGCAACTGAACCGGATCGATAGACGACAGCGCGTTCGGCGGGATCCCATACTGCACCGGATCGAACGTCACATCGTCCAGAAAGCCGCCCCAGCGCGAGTAGATCTTGTCCGGCCGATGACGGTCGGGGTGGAAATAGCGATCGACGTCGAAGCGCTCCTTCGGCACCTCGGTAATGGCGTCTACCTTGGAGAGGATGTTGTGCCAGAAGGTGGAGGCGTCGGAGGCACGAGGCAAGAGGCATCCGATGCCGACGATGGCCACGTCACAAGGCGCGTGGCGGAATGGTCGCTCCTGCACCCTGGTGTCGACCGACTGGCGATCGAGCAATCGCTCACTGCCCCGCGACACGTCCTCGTGGAGCTCTGCAATGCTGCAGACGCGATTGCGAAGCACGGCGAGTTGGCCGAGCATGTACATGCCGTCGCGTCGCTGCTGCTCCGCACTGACAGCGGTGTAACGGGGCTCGCTGTGGGCGCCGTCATCGGTCGCACGTGTGATGCCCTTCGACGCGACGCGAAGCCGTCCGACATTGAGGCTCTCGAGCTCGTCGCGGATCTCGCCAGCAGGACGCCCTTGGGCAACGAGGTCTCGCTTGGCGCTGTGGAACAGGTCACAGAAAGGAGTCTCGGCGCAACGCGTGGAGTGCCCGGGCCCCGTCTCCAACAACACCGTGCGCGTGCAAGCAATGGCTTGCTCTTGGAAGTCACTGAGAATTGCGCCGGACCGAACGGCTTCTTCGGTGAAGAGGTAGGCCGTTCCCATGAGGATACCGGTGCGCACGCCCGCGGCCGCCAACGGTGCGGCAATGGCCTGCACCATCGCCGCCGATCGGGCGTCGTGGATACCTCCGGCAAACAGCACGTGCAGCTCCTCGGCGTCCACGCCGCCACGGATGGCGTCGAGGAGCAGCTCGACCATCGAGCTCCACAGAACGAAGCTGCTGCGTGGACCCACGTGCCCGCCGCACTCGCGGCCTTCGAAGACGAAGCGGCGGGCGCCCTCGTCCAGAAAGAGGCTGAGGAGCGCCGGCGCAGGCACGTGTAGATATGTCGCGACGCCGCGTGCCTCCAACGCTGCTGCCTGGTCCGGTCGACCTCCAGCAATCAACGCGGCCGGCGGATGGAAATCTTGCACGACATCCAGCTGTTCCTGCCGCAGGTCCGGAGGAACGAAGCCCAGGATGCCGATGCCCCACGGTCGCGTCCCCAGCCGTGCCTGCGTCTCTTCGAGCAGGGTCCGAACCTGGGGTCCTCGCATGAGCGCAAGCGCCAAGAAGGGAAGGCCGCCACCGTCGGCAACCGCTTCTGCGAAAGCCGGCGTGTCACTGACCCGCGTCATCGGGCCTTGCACAATTGGATAGCGAGTTCCGTGCGCCTGCGCGAGCGGAGCGCCTGGGGCGAGCGCTCGCGCCTCCTTGGCCGCGGCGATGTGTGCCCCGCAAGACGCGTGGAGCGCACCAACGATCCCGGCGACGTTCTTGTGCCGTCTGACGAGAGACGCTGCAAACGCGGCCTCTTGGCCCAGCAGCCAGAGGTTGTTCGCCGGATCTCCCCAGCCCACGTGGGCCCGGATGGTGGCGCGCCAGTTGGCCGGCTCGCCGAAGCGCGACCGACCAAGGCCCGGCGCCGCGTGCGGCTGCAACTCGTCGATGATGGGCGCCCCAAGCGATCGATAGACGCGGACCGCGTCTCCGAGCTCAGAGCCCAGACAGATCGTCTCGCTGCCGTCGATGCTTTCGACGATCCGGCGAACCGATTCCGGCAAGCCAGACTCCGGCGTCAACAGGAGCTGGCTCTCCAAAACGACGCCCGCCGCGCCCGCCACGAGACATGCCGGCGCCGTCTGCAGCCCAATGCCGCCCGCCGCCCACACGGGGAGATCGGAGCGCGCCAGCAGCCGCTGCAACAAGATGAAGGTCGTCT from the Luteitalea sp. genome contains:
- a CDS encoding SDR family oxidoreductase, which produces MIAGLTHKGRESFTIAASTIAGWPDPGIAIAASRSGGVGILNLVHVRDRAAARRAMHRLAQYGKGVLAVKLAPDEPELSTDILHDLPAAVDLVIACAADAQTLETFVAAVRAIGRRVWLECTSVEDADLGRACGVDGLIAKGHEAGGFVGEETTFILLQRLLARSDLPVWAAGGIGLQTAPACLVAGAAGVVLESQLLLTPESGLPESVRRIVESIDGSETICLGSELGDAVRVYRSLGAPIIDELQPHAAPGLGRSRFGEPANWRATIRAHVGWGDPANNLWLLGQEAAFAASLVRRHKNVAGIVGALHASCGAHIAAAKEARALAPGAPLAQAHGTRYPIVQGPMTRVSDTPAFAEAVADGGGLPFLALALMRGPQVRTLLEETQARLGTRPWGIGILGFVPPDLRQEQLDVVQDFHPPAALIAGGRPDQAAALEARGVATYLHVPAPALLSLFLDEGARRFVFEGRECGGHVGPRSSFVLWSSMVELLLDAIRGGVDAEELHVLFAGGIHDARSAAMVQAIAAPLAAAGVRTGILMGTAYLFTEEAVRSGAILSDFQEQAIACTRTVLLETGPGHSTRCAETPFCDLFHSAKRDLVAQGRPAGEIRDELESLNVGRLRVASKGITRATDDGAHSEPRYTAVSAEQQRRDGMYMLGQLAVLRNRVCSIAELHEDVSRGSERLLDRQSVDTRVQERPFRHAPCDVAIVGIGCLLPRASDASTFWHNILSKVDAITEVPKERFDVDRYFHPDRHRPDKIYSRWGGFLDDVTFDPVQYGIPPNALSSIDPVQLLTLEVVHQALQDAGYLDREFARERASVILGAGGGLGDLGLQYGFRATLPMMDVDGSSSDVLERLPQWTEDSFPGILLNVIAGRVANRFDLGGANFTVDAACASSLAAVYLAARELSSGSSDLVIAGGVDTVQSPFGYLCFSKTQALSPRGRCRAFDATADGIAISEGLAVVVLKRLADAERDGDRIYAVIKGVAASSDGRDKSLTSPRPQGQMRVLERAYAEAGFSPSSVGLIEAHGTGTVVGDAAEVASLTEVFRKAGASTGTCALGSVKSMIGHTKSTAGVAGLIKVALALYHKVLPPTLHVERPNPKLQEPESPFFLNTDATPWISRPDGVPRRAGVSAFGFGGTNSHAVLEEYGGDFRDRAAHVADPIWPAEVFFWRADSATALETTLATLEQSLERGARQSLERGARQSLERGARQSLSGLAAAVCCGSSGHSGLAHRPVRRSAEREGGSGEAAKAAVRLAIVAGSLEDLRAKLAQARGLLTGSQSVERPVPLANRRGVYLSVGPDASAKIAFLFSGQGSQRPNMLRDLAVRFGDLRESVERADRLLSGRLPHPLSAYIYPAPAFDDEARQRQRAAITDTHVAQPALAAIEVGAAELLARLGIRPDMTAGHSYGEYVALWAAGVLDESALFEISEIRGRVIKESLGGDAGTMAAVYAAADEVVQALAAQGDAPAEVWLANLNSPRQTVIAGGTAALEEATRRLAGAGLKSQPIPVACAFHSPLMQASQVRLAAALSATAWQRPRIPVYSNSLGAPYPDDPGEVAQLLAEHLIRPVRFVDEITAMYDAGARLFLEVGPGTTLSALARQILDQRDGLVLSIDGSGPDGLVQLLHTIGQLAAHGVPVDFEALFSDRVTERVDLGRLTGRADGTRRGSALWLVNGGRARPAEVKAVATDRGKEIPAMAKPHPPATPEPRTSNLEPQTSPVAPRPSPLAPPPSPLVPGPSVQRGGEEEVLAQFQQVMRQFLDTQATVMTAFLQGRSAEGMQDADWPVAAPAVASPPVRQPFRAANDAVPSSEAVSSASPQPAITESMSAPVAAEPRAAAEVAEEDHAESVVARLLRIVSDRTGYPIEMLDLDLDMEADLGIDSIKRVEILSAFQRQSTPAEQTNVQGLMDRLTRLKTLRELTRELTGAGDGEPEPPGPGRETPRRRGETADGPASQEPERAADESAVFASSDLPRLTLVSCDTPLVGAASALSPGRVSVITDDECGVAHQIAAELRARGERPVVLRQGAKEAAARPGVYETDVTDPECVARVLDQIRRDHGPIGGVLHLLPLAPWAPLEELSLEAWRARVRHDITSLYAVVRAARPDLERPDGTGGTFLAAVTSMGGALGTKPSPSIIPTHAGVVATIRTLALELPVRCKAIDLDSREPVSVLSRRVFDEIASDDRTLAVGYESGRRVTVAPVPAPLDVSGISAVPCIDSNGVVLLTGGARGITAEVAYALARRYRPTLVLVGRAPEPFGNEPIETASIEDPQRLKTALAASLRAGDPHVRPVDVQRAWRDLLSRREIARNLARLRDAGSHVVYRQVDVRDEAGFGGVIDEIYRQYGRLDVVVHGAGVIEDRLIGDKTPDSFDRVVHTKADSVFLLSRLLRPESLRALALMSSVTATFGNRGQFDYAAANGILNGFAARLSTRWPGRVVALNWGPWAGAGMASPDVHAQFRARGVEPIAIEEGANATIQELTNPNRADAIVAFGDGPWLRTTQQGAGLSQAELEKTA